A window of Osmerus mordax isolate fOsmMor3 chromosome 11, fOsmMor3.pri, whole genome shotgun sequence genomic DNA:
AATATCAATGACACAACTGTCTCAACCTCAAATGGACTCTCACAGATAAGTAATTAATACGTTCTCAATGCAGAATATAGTGATGTAAACATGTGTTCAGTTCAAGGAATTTGTGAGGAAAAAATGACAAATTGTTCATACCAAAAAAGGTGCTTGAGCATTAACATATTTAAAAGAAAAAGCATTTGCAAATCAGCATTACAAATATTTACATCTCAGTATGATTTcaatgtgtgtctgggtttcTGGAGGAAAATTGAGAATTCCACATACAAGGGCTGCAGTCGACTGCCgaatctctctcccatcctcccctgtgcttctacccacacacacgactctctctctcacacacacaaacgctagCACACGCACATACggcaccaacatacacacagagcagagcaccACACCCTTTTATCCAGCTGTCTCCTTCTGCAGGAGAGAAGGGCGCAGGTGggggagaggcacacacacacacagcgaataCCACAACCCTCCTCCGCGATTACTCATTCTCACCCTCCCCAGACAGCGTATAGACATTGTACAATCTTTAGCGGTAGCCCTGGAATGGTCTCCTACAGCATCTGATATCGAGCTGTACGCTGGCATCATTACATCCACCAAGGCTGCTGTAATTAAATTAGTCGTCTCCCTTTTTTCCCACCAGAACAAAAGACTCTGCAGCCAGAGCTGccggctggggctggggctgaggactaagggtgggggctgagggctgtGGGCGGTGGGCGGTGGGCTGCGGACTGGGGCTGAGAACCATGGCCATAGGACTGAGCGTGTACCCCAGTGGCAGCACTTTGGGAGCAGCGGATCTCTGTTGTACAACACCAAGCCTCCAGCCAAAGCTGGTGTAATGCCGTCAACAGTACACGCTCTGTGCTCATCCAATCCTTTCCTCAAAAGCAGGAGAGGCGACTGAGCGCTGGAAGAACGCCGCGCAGGAGGCAGTGTTCCCTGTGGTGGGGAGAGCTGTGCGCTTGAGATAGCAGCATTGTGTGAACAGACGGGGGACTCGAATGCAGTTTTAAAGCTCAGTTAGCTACTGGTACCTCACCCTGTTTCGTAGGATGTGTAGATTCACTTCTTGCCAGCCGGTTTCCCTGACTAACCTATTCGATCTGCTTGAATGTGCTGCTTGAATGTGTGCCTGTCGGCATGCTCTCCCACCTGTCCACTTGTGTGCCTGCTTCCCTTCACGCTTACTCACAGTACATGCCAGGCTGATTTTCGGACCTACCgttctacctgcctgcctcatACCTGTCTGCCGGCCTGCAATCCAAACACCCACTCACCCTGCCGCCCTACCTTTCCTATTCACTGCCGGTCTGGTAGTGATACTctacctacctgcctgtctggtaGTGATACTctacctacctgcctgtctggtaGTGATACTctacctacctgcctgtctgccaccCTACCCGGTCTGCCAGGCTTACTGAGCTGATATGAGTCACCCAGGCTGACATTTAAGCAGCAATCAGGAGCTGCAGGAATCCACTGTTTTATGAGGCAGGATAAACCCTTGATCAGACAGGATAGCTGCTGGAAACCTCTGCCCACTTATCACAGACACATCTGCATGCTATCTGCTTGAAAACCCCGGCTACAGCATCTTTAGGACCTACCCCAGGTTAACCGtgaatacaaacacactcacacctttCATTGGCCTCGCAAGCCATGACAGCTTGTCAGACAGACTCTCTTGGCTGATGTGTAGTAGCATGTATTGTTCAAACAGGAGTAACACGTCATAGTGTCTCTATCGTCAGTATGTGCACCTTTAACCCAGGAGCGATGATGACAATCCCTTTAAGGATCTAATGTATTCCTATTGTCCCCAGGGACCACCAGCAGCCCTGCTCGAGCTGAAGGAGACAAGTGCTGGCCTCACCCCACCCTTTTTCTCTGAGGAAGACACATGCATTCCTATCACCCCTCCGTCTTCAACGTCGGTTACACCAACATATACAGTGTTCAGGGATAAAGGAAAGCATCAATTAAGAACGCCCTTAAGGTAATTAGTGAGAATAATACCCGTAGAGTGCAAAAATTTAATTCATCTTAAGTCAGGGAAGAACATCAGCCACCAATGATCTACCGATTACAGTATGAAGCAATCACAGCCATGATATCAGATACATTATACATGTttatgaaaaagaaagaaaaaaatctgaTTTCATAGCGGATCAATAGTAAAGGAGGCCAGCTTGTCAGTCTACTGTGACAGTCTGCTGTGTCTACTGGAAGGTCTGGTAGCTCCATTCATTCATGCAGTATAATGATATTAGCAAGGCGTGTCACTCTTACTGGAGTCAAGGAGTAAGGGAAATAATATCAACCCATCTCCACCGTCAAACTCTCAGAGCTCACCTCCTCAAGTGTTTGTTAAAGTTAACGTTTAAGACTTTCTTTTTTAAAATGATAAGAATATTGATGAAGCGCTATTTACCGGTTTAGTTCTTCTTATGCAGCACAGCATAGTTGTAGTATCCTTCtttgcttccttccttccttctttccttcctttttaTTCCTTTACACTTCTtcgctctcactccctctctctctctcgctcgctctctctcgcacgcTCTCGCACACCCTCGCTGGCTGTATCAACAGCTGAGCTGCTCGGTGCTTTTACTCATCACaatctgcacgcacacacacacagtctggctgGTCGCACCTCTCTCTGACTCGCTGCCTAACAATGACTACAAGCCCACCCTTtaaatccctccctccttccctccctccgttcccaacaatcccccactcctcccctgctcctcctctgtgaAGAACCGACggagcacccctccccccccccccccctcgcacgGCTCGGCACCCCCTccgcctcttcttcttctctttagcCAAGGACCCACCTACCTAGAGcacccctcctttccttcccatccctccaccatctctttcctccccctcgcGCGCTCCAGCGCAAGCTCCAACCCCACCCTGCGACGCTCCCTCCTTACCTCACTGATTGAAACCCTCTCAACTGAACACAGACGATTCCGattcatttttttctctctcactatctccacCCCAGTCTCCCATTGTTCATTAGAGTGAAGCTTGTGGTCCTGTTCTACAGTCTGCCACAGCATCACACACTAGGGTCTGCTCTTGTGCTTGTACACTTATAATCAATACATGTGGCAGGCTCAGATCAATAGCATCAGATGCCGGGTCCAAATTACCCATTGTGGTGCCAATAACATGTTCTGGCAAAGGGACAAGGGTTGTTCCCTGGCAGGCAAGGAAGTGTCAAAGAGAGGCATGATCACGCTAAGAACACGTCAGCTTCCCCTCAGCGCTCTCCGTTCACATGGAAACACCGGCAGATAGACTCTTgccatggagggagggaggcagggagggagggaggcagggagggagagagggagggggggagaagagggctaGAGGGTCGGGTGTGGCAGGCAGGCTCTCTtcttcattctccctccctgcccatgGTTTGCGCAGAATTTGCTGTGATGACCAGgcacaatacacacacgcacacacacacatgcttgtacATACGAGCAcagtctctctttatctctctctctctcctctgtcacacacaaacacatcccccacccctgcccactCCTCTGACCACAGAGAGCAAGCAGATGCCAGACGCACAACGAGCAGGAGGagtacgggggaggggggggcagttggACAAGGGCGaggtggtggaagaggaggtggtaggttggagggtggaggtgccccccccccctctgtgttATGGGATTTACTCCACATCCAGTCTCCACACAGAGAAATCATTACTATCCTCCACTGTGCTCCCTTGCGGTCTCCTACCCTGTCAAATCTATGGGCTTTGATAGAGACAGTAATTCTGGCTATCCTCAACAGCAGCCAGAGGAACCCCTTTTCTTCTGTTAACCACAGACTCAAAATACTACTGACTGCGTTGCCATGGTAGTTCAAACGAGCTAGAAATGCTAATATGGACGCTCATGGAAGGACAGGATGAGTCAGAGGATTTACTGATTACTGTTTGCTCACCTTGTCCtgggaagtatgtgtgtgtgtaccatgtgatATATTCTGTCTAGGTGTAAGCAGCTACAGTATATAGTGACTCCCAGACCTCCTTTTCCAAGTCAAATTAAACACACCTTGTATTTAGTATGGTTTGGAGACATTTATTGAACAATAAGGACAACATTTTATGTAAGACCACGAGTAGTTCAGCAAATAAAACTGTCAGCAATATAACTCAGACTCTTATGAACAGGAATGCTATAGTGTTTTAATCAAGCACAACCTCCCGTAGCAATTTAATAACAAGCATAAAAGTTATGAAATAACcttattgtatttatattttataacGATGATAAAAGCACAAGTATTCCATCGGGGAACTTTGAATGTGGTGTAGGATTTAGTGGAGCCGTACCCAATACGTTTTCATAATAAAGCATCATAataactgtacaaaaacatccagagATTTTTCACAGCTGTAGCACACCAGCTAATAATTTAGTCAAAACAACCCATACAATTATCCTTCatgtaaaaatgttttgaatAAAGTGACACATTTAACAAACATGGAATCTTAGGGAAGCATAGTGCTCAGTATGTACGagccatgcatgtgtgtatgtgtgtctaagcTATCGGATCTCGTGGATGAATACTCAGCTTTGCACCCTCCTCGACAGAGCTGAAGCCAGGAATCTGGTTTTCACTGGTCTCCTCGTCACTTATCCACATTGCTACGGCTTAAGAGAGCTGGACTGGTGTCATTCTGAGTGGAGAACAAACATTTTCTTTACCAAATCCCATGGTTTTGTTATCTCATATTATTGTTtgcgagggagagggatgttTAGTGAATCCTTTTGAAGTAAGGGAGGTTACTGGAATTCCAAAGTTTTTTTCCCTCCAAAAGTGAACGAAAGAATTCACATCCTCCCTTCGCAGGACAGTGATGGCGGCTGTAATGACAGCATCAGCCACCAGGGGGGTCTAGCACTGAGACTCAGCCATGCCCTCTTCCTGGGGCCTCTCTTTCTGGATGTAGTACTCCTCATAGTCATCCTTGAGCACCAGACAAGAGGGCAAAAGATCAATATTTCATAAACACTCAGACCTAGACCACATGTAAAATTCAGAATATGAAACAGATCTGGCAGACGTGTTCTTATGCGTTATTTATGGATGCAGAAATGCAATGTTGTACCATCAAATATAGGTCACAGCACTTGCCGTTCTTCTCCTTGGTGTTTGTAGGTTGGAGCACGTGCTCATCGCTGTTAGAAAGACCAGAAGTCAGAAATATATATGGGGGTTCTTTAAGCCAAACTTCTGGAACATTTCTGATTATTTTCTCACACAGTTCAGCCTAATCCTTAGTTAGCACGAGAACCAgaattctaggttagaaatgtgaCCCCATTGAGCAGGTGGAACTCCCATTCTGTTCTCCAGGACTATGATCTCTAAGAGTCTAGGGCATGTTGCTCGATATCGTACAGCTGCTGTTTATGATTATTAGGCCCAGGAGACCCACCAACTGGTTGTTAGAGTAGATCCACTCACCCGTCCATGACCTCTATGGGTGAACGGTAAGCATGTGATTGGTTCTTGTCCCTAAGGGGACAGAACATGCGGCCAATCAGAGCCATGGTTATGACAGCCGAGGGGAGTAGGATGAAGGCCAGGAGGACGGCAACGTCAGAGAACCTCACCGCTACCGCTGGAGGAGAGAAGTCcgaacatcacacacaaacagccaagaACGCATATAAACACAGACTCTGATAGCATCTCGTACAAACTCACACCCACGACACAACATGACAGGCTTACCCCGGGGGGTGATGGTGAGGACAGTGTGCGAGGTGGGGGACCCGTGGACATCAGGGGGGTTCCTGACAGAGCAGGTGTAGGTGCCATTGTCGTTCAGGGTGGCATTGAGCAGCACTATAGTGGCATCCCCCCGGGCAGGGCTGCCCTGCCACTGGACACGCCCCTTAAACTGCCCATCAGCGGGGGGGAAGACGAGCGAGGAAAAGTGGAAGAactgagggagaaaaggagaatgaAATGATAAacggaggatgagaggagagaggatgatcgtggagagaaggacaaggagacgaggagaggccGGGAGAAGTGGAAAAGCTGGGGATGAAGTATGAGTGGATGATGAGTGGATGAGGGGTAGGTGAAGTGGATGGGAGACGATGAGGGGATGAGAAGTAGAGATGAGAGCTGGAATACTTTCTGAATGACTAAGGCCATGTTTGATTCTGACGCACTGAATGAAACACTCACAGAATCCTTGGCTTGTACATGGCTATCTGCTGTGCTCTTGATATTTGATTGAAGCAATGGACTCTGTAGTCAATCAATTCCAGCACCCGATTCAATCCGGGAAATTAATTCTCACCATATTGATGATCATGCAGCAAACTGTAGAAATGTTTTAATTCTTCTTGGCTCTGAAAGCATGGCTTGTTAAGGATTTTTTCTGATTGAATTTTCAAATGCTTATTCATGGTCAGAATTTGATATACGATCATAGCAATAAAACGGATAAATCTGCTAATGAAATTGGATTGTAGCAACGGCAACAGGCCCTCTGccccctggtgtctctctgtgtattgTGCAGCTGAGAAATAATGCCCACACATTC
This region includes:
- the LOC136951674 gene encoding myelin protein zero-like protein 3 isoform X1, whose translation is MFRQHRNILLDIYFFLIICFGLSNVSAILVSSPAEVHGTRGDSVTLTCTFTSTSRATSRMSVDWAYRPQSGGPPQAFFHFSSLVFPPADGQFKGRVQWQGSPARGDATIVLLNATLNDNGTYTCSVRNPPDVHGSPTSHTVLTITPRAVAVRFSDVAVLLAFILLPSAVITMALIGRMFCPLRDKNQSHAYRSPIEVMDGDEHVLQPTNTKEKNGKCCDLYLMDDYEEYYIQKERPQEEGMAESQC
- the LOC136951674 gene encoding myelin protein zero-like protein 3 isoform X2, whose amino-acid sequence is MFRQHRNILLDIYFFLIICFGLSNVSAILVSSPAEVHGTRGDSVTLTCTFTSTSRATSRMSVDWAYRPQSGGPPQAFFHFSSLVFPPADGQFKGRVQWQGSPARGDATIVLLNATLNDNGTYTCSVRNPPDVHGSPTSHTVLTITPRAVAVRFSDVAVLLAFILLPSAVITMALIGRMFCPLRDKNQSHAYRSPIEVMDGDEHVLQPTNTKEKNG